The proteins below are encoded in one region of Oncorhynchus kisutch isolate 150728-3 linkage group LG14, Okis_V2, whole genome shotgun sequence:
- the LOC109884631 gene encoding ALK and LTK ligand 2 produces the protein MSALRIPVLLALLVLLLTAGFCKQSFLDVSKGARTDGHNLLELIMDKVRLTRQQDEVHVRYPAKKQEFTLETKEGNEVNKSHHGEHIIEVFPRDLRQKEKFLKHLTGPLFFNPRCRKHFYRLYHNTRDCTIPAYYKRCARLLTRLAGSQRCTER, from the exons ATGAGCGCCCTGCGTATCCCGGTCCTACTGGCGCTGCTGGTCCTACTGCTGACTGCTGGCTTCTGCAAACAGAGCTTCCTGGACGTGAGCAAAGGggcacggacggacggacacaaCCTCCTGGAGCTCATCATGGACAAGGTGCGTCTGACTCGGCAACAGGACGAGGTACACGTCCGTTACCCCGCCAAAAAACAGGAGTTCACCTTGGAGACCAAGGAGGGGAATGAAGTGAACAAGTCTCACCATGGAGAACACATCATAG AGGTGTTCCCCAGAGACCTGAGACAAAAAGAAAAGTTCCTCAAACACCTAACAG GTCCTCTATTCTTTAACCCAAGGTGCAGGAAACACTTCTATAGACTATACCACAACACCAGAGACTGTACCATCCCTGCCT ACTATAAGAGGTGTGCCCGTCTTCTCACCAGACTGGCAGGCAGTCAGAGGTGTACAGAGAGGTAG